Proteins from a genomic interval of Hydrogenophaga sp. PAMC20947:
- a CDS encoding ABC transporter permease: MFPTFPAYYTLLDKIGWYALRLGCIGVLVFLLLPVVVIIPLSFSDSSFLAYPIEGWSMRWYEEMWHADEWIRAAKNSFIVAPLATLLATTLGTLAAMGLARTQFFGKGFITGLLIAPMVVPVVVVGVSSYLYFAKLGLNDTYLGLVLVHAALGAPFVVTTVLATLQSFNHNLVKASMSLGASPLETFFRVTLPVIAPGVISGALFAFATSFDEVVVTLFLAGPDQVTLPRQMFTGIRENISPTIAAVATLLILFTTTLMLTLEWLRGRRK; the protein is encoded by the coding sequence ATGTTCCCCACCTTCCCCGCTTACTACACCCTGCTCGACAAGATCGGCTGGTATGCGCTGCGCCTTGGCTGCATCGGCGTGCTGGTATTCCTGTTGCTGCCGGTGGTGGTCATCATTCCGCTCTCCTTCAGCGACAGCTCGTTTCTGGCCTATCCCATCGAAGGCTGGTCGATGCGGTGGTACGAAGAAATGTGGCACGCCGACGAATGGATCCGCGCGGCCAAGAACAGCTTCATCGTCGCCCCCCTGGCCACCTTGCTCGCGACCACGCTGGGCACGCTGGCCGCGATGGGTCTGGCACGCACCCAGTTCTTCGGCAAAGGCTTCATCACCGGCTTGTTGATCGCACCCATGGTGGTGCCGGTGGTGGTGGTCGGCGTGAGCAGCTATCTCTATTTCGCCAAGCTGGGCCTGAACGACACCTACCTCGGCCTCGTCCTGGTGCACGCCGCACTGGGCGCACCGTTTGTGGTCACGACCGTGCTGGCCACCTTGCAAAGCTTCAACCACAACCTGGTCAAAGCCAGCATGAGTCTGGGCGCCAGCCCGCTGGAAACTTTCTTCCGCGTCACGCTGCCGGTGATCGCGCCCGGCGTGATCTCGGGCGCGCTGTTCGCCTTTGCCACCTCGTTCGACGAGGTCGTGGTCACGCTGTTCCTGGCCGGTCCCGATCAGGTGACGCTCCCGCGCCAGATGTTCACCGGTATTCGTGAGAACATTTCACCAACCATCGCCGCGGTGGCCACGCTGCTGATCCTCTTCACCACCACCTTGATGCTGACACTGGAGTGGCTGCGCGGACGCCGCAAATAG